From the genome of Brassica oleracea var. oleracea cultivar TO1000 chromosome C4, BOL, whole genome shotgun sequence:
TTAATAATATCGAATAAGAAACATAACCAATAACATTATAGGTTTACACAATATATAACACTAAAATGTAAATATTTTTTAAAGTTTTGCGATGGTATCCGTTATATATTTATAAAATGAAAATTTATTCGTACGGATGTGCGGGTGAAAAATCTAGTATGCTTTTATTGTAGTCGTTTATCAACTAGGTTTATCAACTAGATGAGCTTCTTTTCCCTTTTTAATTTAGGTTATTTTCAATGATTTTAGGTACAAATGTGCGATTTTGGATACAAATTTAACAGTTTGGAGTATGAAATGTAATGGAAATCAAAACCGAATGAGAATTGAAAAATTCCAGCTCTTAAAAGGTATTAAACTTAAAGAACTAAATCGATCCAAAATCAAGAGTTGAACCAAAATTTTATATGTATATCTATATGGGTCTAAATTTGCTATAAGACTATCTACAATCCACCAGTTGAAAAAAAATTCAACTGTTGAACCAGTTTAATGAGAGTGTTGAACTTTCTTAAACGTGGCCTACATTCTATTGAATAAATTCAACTGAAAGAAGAAAAAAATGGGGTCTACGCAGGAGAGGTGGTGTTGCAGGATAAACCAATCTGATAAATATGTTGCTTTTTCACCCGATGAAAAAATGAGAAAAGTTGGGCTGTTAACTTTTTTAAAAAGAAATAAAAAAGATGATTGGTACAAATGTCAGTATCTCATTGTTTGGTAGAATTGTTAAGATTTTGTTTTCATCCCAATTATTTCAAAACAATTATCTTATACGTAATTATTTTTTTTTCAAAAAATAAATTATACCAAAATTCATAATTTATAAATAGAATCTTGGTTCATTTGATTTGGACTCTTTTACATTTTCCATAGTTTATTATTTTCTCTAAAAATACTTATTTAATCTTTTTAACATCTTTTTTTTTAATTTTCTATTTGACTATCTAAAATCTAACATTTATCAGTTTCAAAACCAAATTTTAGTATTATGTGTTTATATTGTGTATTTCAAGTTTCATAAGTTTATTTGTTTTAATATATTAATTTCAGTATCTTTTTAAAATTAGGTAAGTATATAAAAAAATTATTAAAAAGTATCTCATTTTATTTATTTTATTTAGTTATATTCAAGATTATTATATTATAAGAAATAAGAATATATATTAAAATGATGGCCCCGGGTAAAATGTTTAATTTTATTAAACAAAATTATTGTAGATGTTAAAATTGAAATGAGTGTTAAAAAAAAGGTAAAGAGGGTGTAGAATTTGTAAAACCATCGTGGATGGTCTAAGAACATGATTAATGGAAAGTTCTTAGGGTGAAACTCTTACCGGAATATAAGAAACTGTCTATTAAGAGCTGGTTCTTACATTTTTTAGTTAAAAGTTGACGATTTCTTATATGCCGTTAAGAACCCCGTCCTAAGAACTTTCCATTAATCATGCTCTAACACAAGATAATCTAAAACAAAAAGAAGCCAACCCTCCACTCCACTTGAGCAGTTGGACTTCAACCCAAACACATTAATTAACAAAAAAAAAAATTTGCAAGCTAATCGATAGTAAAACAAACACCCATAATCTAGAGAAAAAAAAAATCATAAACTACTAAGATGTTGCAAAATTTAAAATTAATAACTTGTGGATTCTTGATGTTAAATTTTATAGAAACAAAAGTTAATCACTTCTCTTTTTTCTATATTATTCCATCTACAACAAGAAAAAAGAAGAAAAAAACACAAATTTGAGAAAATAAAACAAAGATGAAATGGTCTTTGTGTATTAGTCGGTTTCATTGGGAAAAGATTCGAACATCACACATAGGCTTGAGTCCATTTATCACATCACTCTGCTTCACATCTTCGCACGCAATAACAACAGGTAAACGAACCCTAAATCCCAACCAATCAAACCCCAGTTTCCCACTCACCAACACTTTAACCACAGCTTCATGATTCTTCTCTTTGTTCCTCAGCAACGTAGAATCAACATCATACACCTTTGATTTTCTGATCCTTGTGGCAATATTCAAGTAGGTAACGTTTCCAGGGCTTTGCGTGAATCCAAGAAGCTTCTTCTGTCCCAAGTTTATGTTCTCAGAAGAGACAGAAGCCTTCATGGGGCTGTAATATAGCGTTGGTTGGTCGTTCTTGTTAGACAGCTCAAGAACCGTCTTCACGTTCGCATTCAACAGAAGATCCGTCGTCGTATTGGCTAAACCCAACCTCGAGAACTTGAGGTTTGTGACATAAACCTGAGGAAGTCTAGAATGGAGTGAAGAGTTCACAGACAATCCTGTCAACAAGACGATTATAAGGACGATTGAAAGGAACATGCACGTGCATGCACAACATTTTCTGAAACATCCAGACCAATCTCTCTTCTCATCCTCTTCACCGATACGTTCCACAAAGGAACCTGAGTTTAAACTGCGGTCTGTCTCTTGTTCATGTTTGAAACCAGACGACGACGAAGCCCTCAAACCTGAAGGAGGCCGCTTGAAGGATGGAGCCTTTGTAGGGGTATCAACGTAATCATAATCGTTTCGAGAGACGGAAGGGCTTGAGAATCTAGAGCTTAGGTCGAAAGAACCTTTCCCGTAGCTGCTATCTTCCCCCTCTCCTTCTTCCTCTTGAACTTTCTCGAGCACGCATTGCTTTGCTGCAAACTCGGGGAAGGCTAATGCGGGGTCAGCGAATCCTGAAGAAGAAGAAGCCCTCTTCGGTGGGGGAGGAGGAGGAGGAGGAAGAAGCTCCGACATTGGAGCTTTGTTTTGGATTTCATCTAAATTAGATTTTGGTCTCCCTACTCAAATCCAAGGATGGCTTGCTTGGAAGATAACTTCAAGGGTTGTAAATCTCTTAACGGTAGATCAAGGCTGGCTCTGCCCAACAAATCTATTGTTGGCTTATTATTAGAAAAAGAAAACTAAACCAATGACCTAAAATTAGAAATCCATTGTTGCATGCATGAAAAATGAAAACTAAAACTAATTTTTTTTTAGTTTTCTTTTTCGTAGTTCGAATTTCCAAAAGTCATTATTAAACAATAATAAAGTTATAATAAACATCAGGAAGTTACATAAAAAGGACACTGAGTACTAACTTTTTGACCCATGTCTAAACAGATTCAGCTTCCCAAGCTTCTTTGAAACAGATGAGAAGAAGTTCTTTTTGTTGCTCTTTTTAGTGTTCACCAAGGTGACAAATTCGAAGATATATAGTCAGTCGCATGTAAACTATTTTTTAATGGCCAGCCATATGTATTAATTAGCAGCATCCATCATCAGGGATTTTGTGTTGGCGATATAGTTTGATCAAAAGACTGTCATGGGCATAGACAATGTCTCCCCAAGTCTTAAGAAATTATTTACATAAATATAGGATCTCAATTTTGTAATATATATATATATATATATATATATATATATATTTATACATTTATTAAATTGTATATAATCTCCAAAAATTTCCTTTGAGTTTGATTCAACTCATTAAAGTGTTCATGGCAGAAATATAGTTTATATATATGGACTTGTAAAAAAATTGCAAAGTGTATAAATTATATAATCAAATTACACTTGGGATGGAAAAGAAATCACTAAACTGAGTGAATAGATGAACATTTCGTTCAATTTGTACAGATCTATTTCAGTTAGTGTAGTTTTCAGAACAAAGCTTTAGTTTGTGCATCTAAGGAGATTTTGATCTATTGGGTTATAAGATTATATGTGCAACAATATCAGTGGAACACTGACCTTGCCTTCATCAGGTAACTAAAAGTGCATTTCTTAGCTTTCACTCTTATTCACGTTTCTTTGGTTTTTGATTTTGGAGCATTTAGACAAAGAACGTCAACAAGTTTGTAAATGGTTTTTTAAGCAAAAAGAAAAAGAAAGAAAGAAAAAAAAAGAAATTTGTAAATGGTTGTCTGATGTTTTAATGTTATGTATCTATTAATGCTAATAGAGATGTTGTGTGCACAAAAAAATGTCTTGGTCAATATGACCCACACTGTCAACAGTCAAAACAATCAATAGGTCAGAAGATTCTTATGGTTAAAAAAGGAAAAATAAAATCAGGTTGGTGGGGTTTGTTACAAATTCAACAGATTTATTTGCCTAAAAAATATTTTGCCTATTTGGTATGCGAGACTATACGAGTGAACAAAACCAAATGGACAAAATCATATCAATCAAGCCAGATGCCGGACATCTGTAGACATTTTATTTGTTGATGAGATGATGAGTGCGAGAAGGTGATTGGATGGATGATATAACAAAAGTCTTGTTAAAGAGGAAATCGGTTGAATACAATTGTAGAAAACCAAGATCCAATAACCGGAATTAAATTTAGCAAAACTGAAAACGAAAATTAGCAAAATCATTAAGATCGTGTTCCGAATCCCCAAAACACGAGACTTTGTGATGATATGAATTGAAGAAATCAGATTTCAAATTCGAAGGTGGATATGGAGAGAGAGAGACAAGAAAATGATGTCATCTTATTCATCTCCTTCGTCTTCATCCTCGCTCGCAGAGAAGGCAATTAGAGCATCTTCTGCGCATAGAGACTCTTCTCCTCCTGTCTTTTTTGAAAATGTCCTGCTTTTGAATAGGAAGTGAAGAGGGCTCATGAGTACACGTCGATGAAGAGTTTGAACGAGCCAAAGAGAAGCTTTTGGGGAAGTCTAGCTAGTAAAGCAAAGGCTCTTTTAGATCACGACCCTCAAAGTCCCACCACGAGATTGGAGGACCACAACGTGCCTTCTTCAGCAACTAAGGTTTGAAGTCTATGCAGTTTGCATTTTAGAGTTTGAGATTCATTTCCATGTTTCCAGAGAACCCTTCGTTACAGAGAAGCTTAGATGCCATCACTTCTTCCCTAAACTTACATCGGCACTGCTGTTGAGGTTAGTGTCATACATTCATGTGTGTGTTTTAGTCTAAACGAGAGATTGTTTATGTGTCTGTGCATTTCCTTCCTTAGGAGGGCATTACAGCTGTGGAGAATCGTACTGCTGGCATCATTCAAGAAACACGTAAGCCGATTTGGAGATTCAACTCAAGGCTTCTCTCGACGTAAGGTGCCTGCTCTGTATCATTTCTATTGGTTTCAGATTTTATTATACTCAACAATTTACCACAACAGTTTGCAATGGCAATGGCTGCAAAGGCAAAGCTTCTTCTTAGGGAGCTGAAGATGGTGAAATCCGATCTAGCTGAGGTTTATCCTGTTTATGTCACTTCACTGTCTTCTTCTTCTTCATCAAACCCACAAGTCTTGGAGTTCAAGTGAGACACTATTTTTACTCTGTTCTTGTACTGAATCAGACTACAATTTGTTGTCTGTAATTGCTCTGTCGTAGAAATATATGTACTTTGTATTCTCTTCTTGTCCCGGTGGGGGTCTTAAGAATTTAACTATGAATGTTATTTATACCCTTAATTATTAAAAAAAGAATGTTGTATAATTCAATGTTCTGTAATTCACAAGAAATTTTACTTATTGTAGAAATTAGTCAATTAAATTACAAAACAACAATATTAATAAAGCTACATTGCAAAGAGAAATAAATAACTTGTAGAAATTAATTAGTTATTACAGGATCACTTTTATAAAATAACAGAAACAACAATATTTATAAAGCTACATTACAAAGGTTGCATAGGCTATACGACTCTGAGTGTTTTCTTATTGAAATACAAATTTGTAGTTTAGAAAGTTGGAACACCTTTTCTTAACATAGATTGGCCTGGAATGGCTTGACTAGCGGAACCAGCGAGCCGCTTAGGTGCATCGACATGGCTTCAGTGGTCGAACCCATGAGCTTCCCGCCCACAAAGATAGCTGGGACTGGCGTGGAACAGCCGAGCCTCATTAGGGCTTTCTCAATCTCACGACAATCAGGGTCCTTATCGATCTCATGGACGGTTTGGAAGAGGACTTGGATGCATAGGACATGCAAAACGAGCTCTTGCTGAATATAACCACTCCTTTCTCCTAAGACATCCTCACAACTTTGTCCATGGTTTCGTGAAGGAAGTGTTATCAATTTAGGGCTTGTTTCTTGATGGTGAAGAAACCAAATCTTCCTTTGTTTCTTTCTAGTAGATTGAAAGAGAATTTGATGCAGCAGCATCCTATATTCAGGCGCCAACATGATAATTCAAATTATCATGTTTATCGTTTGGTTTTCTTTATTTAGGATTTTCGTTAAATTTCTTTTTCTAGATTAATGTTACACTACAAGAAAACAGGGGGATTCTGATGGCCAAAATCGTCAGAACTTCGTCGGAAAAGACCGATTCCGACGAATTTCTGACGAACCTATCCGTCGGTATGGTTTTGTCGGAAAAAAAAATTCGTCGGAATTTCGTCAGAACTTCCGACGACTTTCTGACGAATACCGAGAAACGTCATTCTGACGAACTTCCGACGATATTACGATGCGGACACATGAGACCAGAGTTCATCGGAAAAACTATATACCGACGGAGAACGTTCCTCGAATAATTCCGACGGAGTGGATTCCTCGGTATATTCCGACGAATTCTGGGCGTCGGAATATACCGACGGACAATGGTTCGTCGGAATATACCGACGGAAAATGGTTTGTCGGTATATTCCGACGAATGCTCTCCGTCGGTATTGTCCGAGGAACCGTGTCCGTCGGTATATTCCGACGCCCATAATTCGTCGGAATATATCAATTTTAAAAACGAATTAATTTTGCATTTTTATATATTTTTTTATATTAAAAATTAATTAATAAATTAAAAAATCTGAAATTTAAAACTAATAATATTATAGAATTTAAATTCATACAAACCGAAATAGAAAAAAAACATTCAGAAAGTTTAAAATTCATACAAACCGAAATAGAAAAAAAACATTNNNNNNNNNNNNNNNNNNNNNNNNNNNNNNNNNNNNNNNNNNNNNNNNNNNNNNNNNNNNNNNNNNNNNNNNNNNNNNNNNNNNNNNNNNNNNNNNNNNNNNNNNNNNNNNNNNNNNNNNNNNNNNNNNNNNNNNNNNNNNNNNNNNNNNNNNNNNNNNNNNNNNNNNNNNNNNNNNNNNNNNNNNNNNNNNNNNNNNNNNNNNNNNNNNNNNNNNNNNNNNNNNNNNNNNNNNNNNNNNNNNNNNNNNNNNNNNNNNNNNNNNNNNNNNNNNNNNNNNNNNNNNNNNNNNNNNNNNNNNNNNNNNNNNNNNNNNNNNNNNNNNNNNNNNNNNNNNNNNNNNNNNNNNNNNNNNNNNNNNNNNNNNNNNNNNNNNNNNNNNNNNNNNNNNNNNNNNNNNNNNNNNNNNNNNNNNNNNNNNNNNNNNNNNNNNNNNNNNNNNNNNNNNNNNNNNNNNNNNNNNNNNNNNNNNNNNNNNNNNNNNNNNNNNNNNNNNNNNNNNNNNNNNNNNNNNNNNNNNNNNNNNNNNNNNNNNNNNNNNNNNNNNNNNNNNNNNNNNNNNNNNNNNNNNNNNNNNNNNNNNNNNNNNNNNNNNNNNNNNNNNNNNNNNNNNNNNNNNNNNNNNNNNNNNNNNNNNNNNNNNNNNNNNNNNNNNNNNNNNNNNNNNNNNNNNNNNNNNNNNNNNNNNNNNNNNNNNNNNNNNNNNNNNNNNNNNNNNNNNNNNNNNNNNNNNNNNNNNNNNNNNNNNNNNNNNNNNNNNNNNNNNNNNNNNNNNNNNNNNNNNNNNNNNNNNNNNNNNNNNNNNNNNNNNNNNNNNNNNNNNNNNNNNNNNNNNNNNNNNNNNNNNNNNNNNNNNNNNNNNNNNNNNNNNNNNNNNNNNNNNNNNNNNNNNNNNNNNNNNNNNNNNNNNNNNNNNNNNNNNNNNNNNNNNNNNNNNNNNNNNNNNNNNNNNNNNNNNNNNNNNNNNNNNNNNNNNNNNNNNNNNNNNNNNNNNNNNNNNNNNNNNNNNNNNNNNNNNNNNNNNNNNNNNNNNNNNNNNNNNNNNNNNNNNNNNNNNNNNNNNNNNNNNNNNNNNNNNNNNNNNNNNNNNNNNNNNNNNNNNNNNNNNNNNNNNNNNNNNNNAAAAAAATACAAGTTAGCAAGTTAATTAATGGAAAAAAACATAATGCTACAAATAAAAAAAATACTAACCAAGTGCTATGTCCTCGTCGTGGGTTGGGTTGGAGAACCGGGAGATGCTCTCGACCTGGTTGTTGAACCAATACTTCAACCGGCATGACCCCTCGGATCCTGTTGAGCAGCAACAGGAGGGGCAGCGGGAGCTGGAGCAGGAATATATGCAGGAACTGAGTTTTGTTCATGAGACGATCCCGATGCATGGGAACTGCTCACCGAACTACGTCGAAGACGGGCTGCGGGGCGGGGTTCATCCTCGGACCTAAAAAAAAAATTAATACATCAAAAATCTTTTCAAAATTTCTATTTTTAATGTTTTCATTTATATATTTACAAAAGGTTTTATAAACGTTTTAAAATATAATAAAAATTTTAAATTTTTTTATTATACATAGTTTATTATTGGAAACTTATAAAAAATAATAAAAATTTTAAAATTTTTTATTATACTGATTTATATATATATATATATATGTATACACAATTATAAAAAAAATTATAAATGTAGAAAAATGTTGTTAAATATGTATAATTTTTTTTTAAAAAACGTTTTATTATACATAGTTTATTAGTGGAAACTTATTAAAAAACGTTTTTAAAAATCAAAAAACGTTTTATTAATTCCAAAGAAAACTAAAACAACAATCCAAACAACAATCCTAACTTATATATCCTAATCGACGGAATGTATCCGTCAGTATATTCCGACGGAATTCCGACGACAAATCTTTCCCACTAACTTCAAAATACCTAAACTGCTTCAATAAATCTTTCCCACTAACTTCTTCAGGTGGACCATCAAACACCTGCTTGTTCTTCGTAAACGAAGTCTTACTCCTGCGGTATGGATGATCAGGTGGTAGAAATCGTCTGTGACAGTCAAACCAACACGTTTTCCTTCTGTTCTTTAGTTGGAAAGCATCTGTGTCATCTTGACAATATGGACATGATAGCCTCCCATGTGTTGTCCATCCAGATAACATACCATATGCTGGAAAGTCACTTATTGTCCACATAAGTACTGCCCNNNNNNNNNNNNNNNNNNNNNNNNNNNNNNNNNNNNNNNNNNNNNNNNNNNNNNNNNNNNNNNNNNNNNNNNNNNNNNNNNNNNNNNNNNNNNNNNNNNNNNNNNNNNNNNNNNNNNNNNNNNNNNNNNNNNNNNNNNNNNNNNNNNNNNNNNNNNNNNNNNNNNNNNNNNNNNNNNNNNNNNNNNNNNNNNNNNNNNNNNNNNNNNNNNNNNNNNNNNNNNNNNNNNNNNNNNNNNNNNNNNNNNNNNNNNNNNNNNNNNNNNNNNNNNNNNNNNNNNNNNNNNNNNNNNNNNNNNNNNNNNNNNNNNNNNNNNNNNNNNNNNNNNNNNNNNNNNNNNNNNNNNNNNNNNNNNNNNNNNNNNNNNNNNNNNNNNNNNNNNNNNNNNNNNNNNNNNNNNNNNNNNNNNNNNNNNNNNNNNNNNNNNNNNNNNNNNNNNNNNNNNNNNNNNNNNNNNNNNNNNNNNNNNNNNNNNNNNNNNNNNNNNNNNNNNNNNNNNNNNNNNNNNNNNNNNNNNNNNNNNNNNNNNNNNNNNNNNNNNNNNNNNNNNNNNNNNNNNNNNNNNNNNNNNNNNNNNNNNNNNNNNNNNNNNNNNNNNNNNNNNNNNNNNNNNNNNNNNNNNNNNNNNNNNNNNNNNNNNNNNNNNNNNNNNNNNNNNNNNNNNNNNNNNNNNNNNNNNNNNNNNNNNNNNNNNNNNNNNNNNNNNNNNNNNNNNNNNNNNNNNNNNNNNNNNNNNNNNNNNNNNNNNNNNNNNNNNNNNNNNNNNNNNNNNNNNNNNNNNNNNNNNNNNNNNNNNNNNNNNNNNNNNNNNNNNNNNNNNNNNNNNNNNNNNNNNNNNNNNNNNNNNNNNNNNNNNNNNNNNNNNNNNNNNNNNNNNNNNNNNNNNNNNNNNNNNNNNNNNNNNNNNNNNNNNNNNNNNNNNNNNNNNNNNNNNNNNNNNNNNNNNNNNNNNNNNNNNNNNNNNNNNNNNNNNNNNNNNNNNNNNNNNNNNNNNNNNNNNNNNNNNNNNNNNNNNNNNNNNNNNNNNNNNNNNNNNNNNNNNNNNNNNNNNNNNNNNNNNNNNNNNNNNNNNNNNNNNNNNNNNNNNNNNNNNNNNNNNNNNNGTTGAATGAGGAGGGGTTGTATTTATAGGAAATTGCTTACGGCCCTCCGACGACTTTCCGACGAAATTCCGACGGATGTAAAGCAGTCCGTCGGAATTCCGTCGGTATTTTCCAATCTCAAACGGCTATACAACGGTCATATATATTTGTCGGCAACGGTCACATGGTTCGTCAGAAATTCGTCGGACAATTCCGACGGAATACCGACGACTCTACTGTTAATCGGAATGTCGTCGGAAGTTCGTCGGTTCTACAACAGTTACATTTTTTATCGGAATGTCGTCGAAAAGTCGTCGGAATATTCCGACGAGCCATGTTTCGTCGGAAGTCCGTCGGAAATGACCGACGGAATTCCGACGACTTCAAATTTTTGGTTTTCGTCGGAAATTGGTCGGTAATCCGTCACAAACGTCCGACGACATTGATGTCCGTCGGAACCTCCGTCGGAATTCGGCGTGTTTTCTTGTAGTGTTATATTTCCTATTTTAAGTTGATTTGTGGCTTTAGAATCTATATATAAAGGGAGCTATAACCCTTATGAGACATACGTTTGATTTTAATAAGAAGAGCTTTGCTTTTATCCCTTGTTTGATTCGATTCAATTCATCAAACAAGAAGTTGGTCTCAAGAAGCTATCGCAAGAAACTCTTGATCGATCCAAGAACATGTATCGAAGAACCCTAAATTCTTAGATCGACCATTCACCCATTCGTACGCTGCGCCAGAATTAAAACTGAAAGCCCATGGATTAAACCTCTCCTTTGGGTGAAGAAAATAGTTTTTTGTCGGTGTGTGTAGTGTAATTAAGCTTAATGTTGCATGAGACTTGAGTTTCTTGAATCGTAGGCTTTTTATAACAAAACAGAGGAAGAAGAAAAGAATATTGAGACCATCAAATATTCATCAAGTTCATCAAATTGAGCATCTGAGCGGGGTATGAAAACGACCCAGCGTAGCCGCTCCAGCCAGTACGAAGGTAGAGGGAGGTGTTGCAGCGAAGTGTGGTACCCGCTCTGGATTCAACTTCATCGTCGACGACGGCTTGATTCAGAGCGGGCAGTGGGAGCGACCTCGTGACATCGCGCGTCAAACATGAAGTCATGGAGCAAGCGTTGGAGCGACCTACCGGAGCGAGGTCACGAGCCCGCTGTGAGATCAAAGCGACTACCGGAGCGACTTGGCCATCCCGCGCGCAATTTGATAGTTGGTCAAATTTTCATGTTTTATTGGGCCTTTTCAGACTTGTTGACTGAGCCCACTAAGTTTTTAGAAGTACTATAATACTCTTTAGACCTAAAATCAGGATTTTTCTTATTTTCTATCAAATCACAAACCTATTTTAGTGAAAGATTCAATCTTAATCTCTTCTCCTCTTACTCCTTTGTGTTTGTTGGATTACTCTGATCATTAACATAATTAGTCTTAAATCAACTAATGATTTAAAATCTTTCATGTGATTACTGAGTAGTTATCTTTGAATCCATGGGTTAGGTAGATCTAGGATAATTAATGAAGATTTAAGATGTTTAATGATTAGACTTCTCTGTTTCTATGCATATTAAATGTTTTTAATGCTTGATTTGACTTGATCACTCTCATCTTGATATTAAGCTGTTTTATGTCCGAAAAGTGTTTGTTAAAATGATTGACTGAACTTAATATTGCTTTTGCTTGAATGTTAGGATTGCTAGATGGTTAACAGACTTAAATATAATGCATGCTTGAATGATTTAAACCAATGTGAATTGTTGTTTAACTCATGATTGCATATGGTTTTTACCTTGGGAAAAGTTTGATCTTTAT
Proteins encoded in this window:
- the LOC106341144 gene encoding uncharacterized protein LOC106341144, whose product is MSELLPPPPPPPPKRASSSSGFADPALAFPEFAAKQCVLEKVQEEEGEGEDSSYGKGSFDLSSRFSSPSVSRNDYDYVDTPTKAPSFKRPPSGLRASSSSGFKHEQETDRSLNSGSFVERIGEEDEKRDWSGCFRKCCACTCMFLSIVLIIVLLTGLSVNSSLHSRLPQVYVTNLKFSRLGLANTTTDLLLNANVKTVLELSNKNDQPTLYYSPMKASVSSENINLGQKKLLGFTQSPGNVTYLNIATRIRKSKVYDVDSTLLRNKEKNHEAVVKVLVSGKLGFDWLGFRVRLPVVIACEDVKQSDVINGLKPMCDVRIFSQ